In Zea mays cultivar B73 chromosome 7, Zm-B73-REFERENCE-NAM-5.0, whole genome shotgun sequence, the following proteins share a genomic window:
- the LOC103632301 gene encoding uncharacterized protein, which produces MTDEQWRALVAKWSDPKNMEISEKNKQNRSQVKFHQATGSRCYVAHLHAYKQKRNREEPNLDQTEELDAVDAFKTCHTSSKRGLSEPAREALVSSFVCFI; this is translated from the exons ATGACTGATGAACAGTGGAGGGCATTAGTTGCAAAGTGGTCTGATCCAAAGAACATG GAAATAAGTGAAAAGAACAAGCAGAACCGCAGTCAAGTCAAGTTTCATCAGGCTACGGGTTCTCGCTGCTATGTGGCACACTTACATGCATAT AAGCAGAAGAGAAACCGAGAAGAACCCAACTTAGATCAGACTGAAGAACTAGATGCGGTGGACGCCTTCAAGACCTGCCATACCAGCTCCAAACGTGGCCTGAGTGAACCGGCAAGAGAAGCACTtgtaagttcatttgtttgcTTTATTTAG